AGTTGTTTTGATCAACAATGTTTTACTGAGTATGCCAATTCACCTACTCTCAGCTATCAGACCTCCAAAGGGTGTTATATATGAACTGCATTGGGTGTTTGCAAGATTTTTTTGGAGTAAtagtgaagaagaaagaaaaatacaTTGGTCTTCATGGATGAATATGTGCTTGCCAAAGAAGGAAGGTGGAGTTGGCTTCAGATCCTTATTTGATGTTTCTAAAGCATTATGTGCTAAACTCTTGTGGAAATTTAGAACTACAAATACTCTATGGTCAAATTATATGTAGAACAAGTATTATAAAAGGCACTACCTCGGTATGTGCCTTGGAAAGGAGGATCTCAAGTTTGGAAAATGATGATAGAAGCTAGAGACAACATGGAGCATGAAATGTGGTGGGAGCCAAGAAATGGAACTGCTAATAgatggtttgataattggacaaaaCTTGGAGCTTTATAATACTTAGTTCCTGATGATTTTGTTGTGGATGAAACAGTACAAGATGTGAAGGAATTGAGAAATCAGGATGGATGGAACATGACTAAACTACAACAACTTTTTCCTACTGATATTGTTGATCATATACTGGAAGAATTAGACTTTCATGAATCTACAGAAGAATGGGATAAACCAAGGTGGATGATGACAGCATCTGGTAAATTTACAGTTGGAAATGCATGGGAGCTCTTAAGAAGGAAACCTGGGAAGTCTGATATATACAAAAGCATGTGGATACCAGGTTTGCCTTTCAAAATCTCATTCTTTTTCTGGAGATTGTGGAAATGCAAACCACCAATAGGGGATATAGTGAGAAGGATTGGGATTGATACAGAAGGAAAATGCTATTGTTGTGATCCTAAACAATGTGAAACTGTAGATCATCTATTTGTCACAGGAAAAATTGCTTCACAGGTCTGGAGATATGTTAAAGTTGTTGTAGGAATCACAACAACTTTGCTTCAGGTGAAACAACTGATAAATGTCTGGTGGAATGCTGATTTTTCATCTAAGTTCAAATCTATTATTAGAGCCATACCAGTGATCACAATGAGgaaaatatggaagtggagaaacacTGTGGTGCATGGAGGGAAGATGACAATCAATAAGGTGATATAAAATAAATTTGACCATACAACAGTTGTGCAGAGTTAGAAATCCAAGAATACAAGTACCAAAGTCGCTTCCACAGATTATGCAGATGTTTGAAACATACAAACCATATATAGTGAGCAAGATAGTGAGATGGAATTTTCCTATGCCATGGTGGTTTAAGTGTAACTCAGATGGTGCTTCTAGAGGCAATCCAGGGCCAAGCTCAGTGGCATTTTGTATTAGGAACTCTGACGGAGACCTGGTGCATGCTGCAACTAGAAGAATATCGGATGGATCAAATTTAGTTGCTAAAGCAATGGCATTACAGGAGGGGTTTAAATACTGTGTGACAAATGATCTATTGCCTATAATCTTGGAGACTGATTCAATGACTCTTAAAATGATCTTGACATGACAATGGGAAGTACCATGGAGTATCTCTTTGATCATAAAGGATATTACAAGGTTGAGGAAGGATAAGGAAGTGAGAGTGGAGCATGTACTGAAGGAAGGAAATGGATTGGCAGATTTTTTGACTAACTTTGTTTTTAATTTTGCAGGTGAACATCATTTCAATAGTTACCAATCACTTCCAAGGAAAGCAAGACAGATTTTGAATACTGAAAAAGCACAGATGCCATACATCAGAATCAAGCAAGCCAAAGATCATCAGATTCTAGGAGATTAACACATGCAATGAGGATTCTGCAATATGTCAAAACTGCAGTAATCAGGCCTAGAACAAATTTAGCAGATTGAATATAAGGACTTTTGGACAGGTTACAACAGTGGTATTAGTGTGattttgcaccattttgtaacggaaggggtatatttacacaACATTTATAACggaggtatatctgctctaaatcataGAATTGAGGAGTATTTTTGCACTTTTTCCCATTAAAAAATATGCTATAATATTTATTTgtctataaaaaaaatgaatattaTATACtctctttgtcccaatttatgtagcatacttttctttttaatatgtCCTAAAGAGAATATAACTTTTTctgtatttataaataatttaactcTTTGAGCTGATTTataatctatattatattaaaagtgtgaagggccttagaaatgttgattgaactttttgcccttcattaaaagactcggCAATAGATAAAATAGTCatttactatttttttaatattaatcaataattaattaataaatttattgttgttataaatattattataatattgtgatgtctatctttaggagagattttagggtttgtgactttggcaccaagtcaattctctcctataaatagagatgttctcTTCATTGTATATCATCCCTCATAAGAGAAATAAGAACTCTCCCCTCTTCTCTCTTGTTCTACATTATTGTtctataacacgttatcagcacgagactctaccgTCTCAAGGAATTTTTCAAGGTTAAGGTACTATTTTTATTCTCTCTATTTTATGGCTAACCATACAAAACTCGAGTTCGTTGCCCTTGATATTTCGGGCAAGAACTACCTATCATGGGTGCTAGATGCTGAAATCTATCTTGATCCTATGGGTCTTGGAGACACcattaaagaaaataataaagcatcCAACCAAAAAAATGCCAAGGCTATGATATTCTTGCGTCATCATCTTGATGAGGACCTGAAAATTGAATATCTTACTATTAAGGATCCACCCGTTTTAtggaaaaacttgaaagaaaggtatgaccacctgaagatggtcttcCTCCCAAAAGCACGACACGAATGGATCAatctaaggctacaagatttcaaATCAGTTATGAAGTATAACTCTGAGATGTTCAGAATTACTTCTATATTGACACTATGTGGAGAAAAGATTAGTGATTCTGATAAGCTGGAAAAGACGTTCTCCACTTTTCATGCCTCGAATGTGCTCCTACAACAGCAATATCGAGAGAAAGGTTTCACAaagtattgtgatttgattgttcatCTTCTTGTGGCAGAACAAAATAATGATTTGCTGATGAAAAATCACGAGAATCGACCTACTGGCGCTGCACAACTCCCCGAAGTGAATGCGGTGTATGCCCACTACTCCAGGCACGGAAAAGGTCGTGGCCCCGGTCGTAGTCATGATAATAGTCGTGGTCGTGATAATAGTCGTGGTCGTGGTCGTGATAATGGTCAAAGATGAAATTATTTTCCTGGTATTAATCACTCTTCAAAGAAAAATCACCACCAAAAGGGGAAAAATAAGGATGATAGGCATGAAGTGCCAGAAGCACGTGGCTCAGCAAACAAATGCTATCGATGTGGTGGAAGTGGACACTGGGCACGTACCTATCGTACGGCGAAGCGCTTGATTGAGCTTTATCAGGCatcaattaaaagaaaagagaaaaatcccGAAGCTAATTTTATCTCTGAAAATCAAATTGACATCACACAATTGGATGTAGCAGATTTCTTTGAGCACCCTGAAGAAAAGATAGATCACTTGATTGGTGATGGTTCTGTGGTTAGAGATAATTGAGTTGTTTATTTTAATGTTTACTAGTCGTAGTAGTTGATGAATAAAAGACCATGTGACAGTAGCTGTTTACATGACTACTATTTTTAATTAGTCTAGATTTAGTTAGTTTATTATAATTGGTTATTAATAGAAAAATTGATTTGATTCCGTCTAATCTTTTAATAGCACATTACAAATGAACTTAATGACTATATATGCGTTGTGTTTCAGTGACTCTTGTTTATGATTAGTTTTAGTATTAAGCATAGTGATACAACAAACTGCTTCATGTGAATCTGCAAGTTAATATGTTTTTAAAACTTTTCAACGGAGGACCTTGCATTATGCATGCTTACCTATACTAATGTCCATCCAGACACTAAcatgtcatgtcatgtaatgTAATGCATATCCTATATAAAATAACAAAACCAAGTGCACAACTACTACTTTGTCAGACGTTAGGCGTACATAGTAagtattttttttgtttgtttcggATTAAGCATGACAGTTGATACATTTAATATATTGTTTGGCCTTTTGGATATATGAGTCAACTGTCTATTTCATTAAATTAGTATCATCATATGAAGTCTTGGATACGTTAATAAAGGATTCTTTGAAAAGTATCGTGAGCATGAAAAACTTCAAAAATTTGAAAAGTAAGTTGTTGTATCCATTTAGACTTTCTTACCATAGTGTTATCTATTTTAAACAATATGGTAAGAATACTATTTGACGCAAAACAAACAACTGAAAACTTATCAAGTTTAAGCATATACCATGAAAGTGTACGTCTCTTTGTTATATTGCTTAGTAGATTATAGCCATTATAGTACTTAGTTTTCACTTTGTATTGTATGACAGTGCTACTATTTAATGTGTATTAATTTGGCCTTGTGTATGTCATTCCATTTGAAGATATGGATAACTCTCAAATCAAGTTTGGATTAAAATCCAATTATGAAGACATTTGTTTGATTGATTCTGCTACTACACACACGATATTCAAGGACAAAAGATATTTTTCTCATttacttattgtcacgacccgtctagagggccgcgacgagcacccggtgctagcccacctgggcaccccttaccttacacttatgcttacatctaggtgagccatacaattaaacatataaatctattcattcatcatactagtcccattggacgacaatgcctttatatcataattggcatctatgccacatcaacgtacatgagctgacgaggctatcaaaatgatatacaaaatataggccgacaaggctagacatatctaaccatatacacgtggctacgagcctctaagaagggtataacatatcacatgagcgggacaggaccccgctatgcccataattatatacacaaaagaataagtacccaaaagctatggctccgaatgaaatggagccctgctatgtaatctctgagaaagcaactatcgatcaagcctgtctccctgggcacctgcgggcatgacgcagcatccacaaacaaaaggacgtcagtacgaagaatgtactgagtatgtaaagcatgatcaatatcaatatagaagcataaatagcaacataagaaatagcataggatgggagatggcaatatcgttgtcatatgcacttacttgcctttcataggaacttcccatttctaatacgtatttgtgtacatacatcattatccgcattccataatagtacctgtaccatatttgtgctcgtattcgtatacatgtcgtgattcacattcatatacataatcatatcatattcgtattcatatcatatacataatcatttacatagcatacccgaccacgtaggatcggtggttcatacatacttggccaatcaaggctcaaggttactcatacctggccctaccaaggcttcagggttacatctaccttgccctaccaaggcatcagggttatccataccctctgcagaggtgtgcgcgcattttgtaatcgtatacatacttatttacatatcatacccggccccataagctcggggttccataatagtcatacatagatacatacacatactagctcataagcatcatcactattaacatcattatcatcatcgtcatcattatcgtcatcgataacattatcactattatcgccattcgtcacatctatctttataggcttactcgttgtACGAGGAACTAGTacgatcgtagcgtatcaagaatcgtgagcttactagctcggaagatcaaatcacttgaaagacatcatagacttatggaagatttagacgtttggccaaagaaccatgccttatgaaagaagggttagccttacataccattctgttgcactattctacacttgcgcgttctgcTCCAACGCTAGCGTTTcgaccttcattaaagtcatactatcgttagaatcgacaactagcacacatggctaaagctagagaaaatcggacagcatcttctccataacgtatctcaactcccaaacgtcaataataaattcacgatgccataacaatagccactactcattcacattatccatatttctagacttacattcaattcatctataaccatggctataacacacaactatgtctattcacgtacattgctcatctcatgttctcaacatcatttataacacatttacatcacaatacatcaagactcataactcaattcaaactatttctccaaatgtcactagtcatcattcatgacccattttcctatactcatctaatgtccaagcatttgactctcaaataccttaaacaacatataaataccataaatcgtaccttagatgttgtaggaacgagccttggttgataatactccactttgagcaaaaccctagtttatctccatttggatttcttgaccttggatgatcttgatggttttcttacacttgattcccttgatttatgttgttgatcacctaATATCCTTGaactcttgtggaatatatgtagagagatgttctagagagaaggggtgtgatgtcgaagtgaaatgaaataagccttggtccccttatttaatgacttaaaaatttgatttgaagtgcacagtggtcgtaaacttggtttacggtccgtattccagtttacggaccgtccttcgtggtcatatttaatcatatcagaaccagaaactcaaactgagatgtggtgatttacggacacagtttacgggacgtaaaccactttacggtccgtattttgggtcgtatttaaccatttgctcatttggcagaaagttgaagtttgtgAAGCCaaatacgacatggaagtttacgggccgtataccactttacggtccgtatttcactttacgaccaactggccagaatgcaaacctgcaacttttcatatttccaaaacctataattattcattatggagcataacctatctcttattgcaattgccttcggaatcttacttagggtcgtcaaatgttatctcTTACTGATGAAagcatcggatactcgtactcctcacgggtccattcacttggacaacaatggaggatttttccgaggtgtaacattctcccccccttaagagcATTCGTCGTCGAATGTTTAAAGTCTTcgaggattctataaaaatttcgccagagtctcccctataatatggcactaccatcctgtcacaacaacccaaaatatcatcacctcacagggctacatcacaatatcaacatatctatggccacagacgaccaaaagcatgaaaaggaaatcatacatacctcatgccactgatgtttcatcttgaatctctcccaagggctgaaataaatgaagctatctagatcgcatactttcttctgcttcccatgtcatttcttctcgtttactgcttctccataaaaccttaactgaggccacttctttgtttctatgcctccgtacttgcctatctagtatggcaatgggcacttcttcataagacagcttttctgtcacttgtacatcatttattggcacaatcttagtaggatctcctacacattttcgaagcatcgagacatggaaaactggatggactgacttcaaatccggaggtagatctaattcataggccactttgcccaccttgcgcacaatctcataaggtccaatgtaccggggactaagcttccctttctgccaaatctcattacacctttcatcgatgacactttcaagaatacccaatctttcacttggaactctaagtctcttcggcgattatccgcataggacttttgatgactttaggctgctaataaccgatcttgtatgagcttgactttctctattgcttgctggaccaagtctggccctattaatatagcctctcctgtttcaaaccacccaattggggatctacactttcgcccatataaagcttcatacggtgccatttgaatgctagaatgataattgttattgtaagcaaattcaatgagtggaaaatggtcatcccaatttcctcaaaaatctatcatacatgcccgcaacatatcttcaagagtttgaatggtacgctcggcttgtccatcagtctgtgggtgaaatgtcgtgctaaggtgCACTTGggttcccaaaccctcttggaaagactttcaAAAATTAGCCatgaactgagttcctctatccgagataatatatactgggacaccatggagtcttactatctctttaagataaagctttgcataatcttctgccacatacgtcgttctgaccagtaagaaatgagctgactttgtgagtctatccacaatcacccatatggaatcatacttacgtcgagaacggggtaagcctgaaatgaagtccaggttaatcacttcccattcccaagttgggatttctatagcttgcaacaatccacccggcttttggtgctcgattttcacttgcttgcaaattggacattgagctacgaattccactataactttcttcattccattccaccaatatatagacttaaggtcatgatacatctttgtcgctccggggtggatggagtagcgggaacaatgggcttctgttaaacctcggaaaaatctttcgttggtacgcaagtgaatgaactagtgatgagtatgagcgtacgatgtttccgcgagtaagaaataacatttgacgaccctaagtaagattacGAAGGCAatcacaataagagagaggttatgcaccataatgaataattataggttttggaaatgtgaaaagttacaaGTTTGAattctggccagtggtcgtacaatgaaatatggaccgtaaagtggtatacggtccgtacactgccatgtcgtattgtggtttcaaaatcaaactttctgccaaatgatcaatggttaaatacgacctggaatacagaccgtaaagtggtttacggcccgtaaaccataatcgtaaatcaccatgtcccagcctgattttctggttctgttatgattaaatacgaccacgaaggacggtccgtaaactggaatacggaccgtaaaccaagtttacgaccactgtgcacttcaaatcagatttttaagtcattaaaaaaggggaccaaggcttatttcatttcacttctacatcacaccccttctctctagaacatctctctacataaattccataataattcaaggatatttggtgataaacaacataaatcaagggaatcaagtgcaagaaaaccatcaagatcatccaaggtcaagaaatccaaatggagataaactagagttttgctcaaagtggagtattatcaactaaagcttgttcctacaacatttaaggtaagattcatgatatttctatgttgtttaaggtagttaagagttgaaatacttggattgtagaagggtatagaaaaatgagtcatgaatatggaataatgtcattttgagaaatagtatgaattgagctatgggtcttgatgtattgtgatgtaaatacgatataaatgatgttgagaacatgagatgaacaatgtatgtaaatggacgtcgtgtgtgttatggccatggttatggatgaattgaatgtaagtctagaaatatggataatgtgaatgagtaatggctattgttatggcatcgtgaatttattattgacgtttgggagttgagatacgttatggaggagatgctgtccaattctctctagttttagtcatagatgctatctatcgattctaatgatagtatgactttaatgaaggtagaaacacgatcgttgaaggggaacgtacaagcgataaatagtcgaacggaaaggtatgtaaggctaacccttctttcataaggcatggttctttggccaaacatctaaatcctctatacgagtatgttgtctttcaaatgatttgatcttccgagcttgtaagctcatgattcttgatacgctacgattgtactaagttcctcgcatgaTGAGTacgcctattaaggtagatgaaataaatgatgatgatagtgataatggtattgatgatggctataatgataataacgatgacgactatgataatggggttaaaagtaaagatgcttatgagctattgtgtatatgtatgactattatggaacactgaacttatatggccgggtagtatatgtatagatgtatatgtatgtatatttacgtaacgcgcgcacaccactgcagttgggtatggataacactgagccttggtagggccaggtacgtgtaacactgagccttggttggcccggtatgtatgatcaccgagcctatatatggtcgggtacatgaaacaccgatcctacgtggtcggttatgctatgtaaatgttatgtgtatgacatgattatgtatatgaacgtcaataagggcatgtatacgaatacgagcacaaatatggtacgggtattatggtggaatacggataatgacgtatgtacacaaatatgtattagaaatggaaagttcctatgaatgGAAAGTAAGAGCATATGACGATTATATTGtcatctcccatcttatgctatttcttatgatgctatttatgcttctatattgatatttactatgctttacatactcagtacattcttcgtactgacgtccatttgttgtggacgctgcgtcatgctcgcaggtggccagggagacagagttgattcgtagctacattctcagtgattacatagcggagctccatttcattcggagccatagctttgggtacttattcttttgtgtacatattatgggcatagcggggtcctgtcccgcttatgtgttatggtatactcttcttagaggctcgtagtcacttgtatatggttagatatgtctggccttgtcggcccatattttttatatcattttgatagccttgtcggctcatgtatgttgatgtggcatagatgtcaaccATTATATAAAGGccttgtcgtccaatgggactagcatgatgaacgaatagatttatatgtttaattgtgtggctcacctagatgtaagcataaaagtgagttaaggggtgcccgagtgggctagcaccgggtgctcgtcgcggccctctagacgggtcgtgacaaaagtggtatcagagcaattcagtcctagggtgtgtctacgagccgtgtctagtacagtcttggttatgggtttgttgcgcgccacacttataaacaagaagctgcggacattttaggaataaatgaccttctttcttcataagaatcatgcgatagagctatgatgtaagaaattcttgtcccttaatcgtgtgttgtgcatttcagatatgcctaaaaagagaaaagctacagctgcccaaaagggcaagacggtggcagaaaagcgggctggaaaagcatcgccaccggtagtagaggaaggtgagtcccagagtgcggctcaatcccagtcctcccgttcagtgcctatattcgaggagcgtgagggagcctccgccccagctccagcacctccagctcccccaccggatgcttcgggccaagatgtgaaagaggccattaatttgctgactcaattggttgtggcccagactcagaggcaaagttcagggcaaggtgatagggttgttagtgcaagggcccgtgacttcattactttaaaacctccgaaattctttgggtcaaagccggaagaggaccctcaggatttcattgatggtatgtcgAGGACGCTTCAATTGATAcgtgcttcggacaccgaatcggtggagttagcatcatatagattgagagatgtctcgatccagtggtatacggtttggatggcttcacggggagccaatgcacctcccccggtatggcaagagttcattgatgcttttctccaacactatatgcctccggaagttcggcgaactagagccgataaattcttaaatttgaggcaaggtagcatgagtgctctagtgtacagtctccgcttcaactccttggccaggtatgcttcagccatggtagcggatatgggtgaccgggtacaccgatttgttgaaggcctagggccacatttgatggataggtgtttgactgtgtcccttcaggacggtatggatattgcacgcattcaggcccatgctcaaaacatAAAAGAAAGCATGTAACAGTAAAGAAGGGaatgtgagcaagataggggccatagcaagagggccagatcttcgggtccgatgagtgagattagaggtgggcacaggcagcagtctTCCGGGcattcaggctactctatgaccagtgcacctccacggttttcaggccagagatttgatagatctccTCGTgcggggccgagtccgagttcttcagggtcccagtttagaggtgattcgggtcaggcaaggccgcccgtgccacgatgttcccagtgtgggaagttgcattggggtcaatgccgatcaggttcagatagttcctattcatgtggtcggccaagccatattatgcgtgatttcccctcggttcatggtagaggtaggacccagccttcagggtcagtagccggatcttcatcttctattcgCCCTATGGGGCCatgttcacatgcgccagttggccatggtagaggcagagggagagctcccacttctagcggtcctcagcatcgtatttatgctttggctggacgccaagatcttgagtcttctcctgacgtggtcactggtatattatcggtattctctcacgatgtctatgctttgattgatctgggctccacattgtcatatgttaccccatatattgcgggtcgatttaaaattgagccggagtcgatcaaaccttttgaggtgtctacacccgtgggtgaatcggtaatagctagccgagtatatagagattgtg
The nucleotide sequence above comes from Lycium barbarum isolate Lr01 chromosome 3, ASM1917538v2, whole genome shotgun sequence. Encoded proteins:
- the LOC132631051 gene encoding uncharacterized protein LOC132631051; translated protein: MANHTKLEFVALDISGKNYLSWVLDAEIYLDPMGLGDTIKENNKASNQKNAKAMIFLRHHLDEDLKIEYLTIKDPPVLWKNLKERYDHLKMVFLPKARHEWINLRLQDFKSVMKYNSEMFRITSILTLCGEKISDSDKLEKTFSTFHASNVLLQQQYREKGFTKYCDLIVHLLVAEQNNDLLMKNHENRPTGAAQLPEKNHHQKGKNKDDRHEVPEARGSANKCYRCGGSGHWARTYRTAKRLIELYQASIKRKEKNPEANFISENQIDITQLDVADFFEHPEEKIDHLIGDGSVVRDN